The following coding sequences lie in one Spinacia oleracea cultivar Varoflay chromosome 1, BTI_SOV_V1, whole genome shotgun sequence genomic window:
- the LOC110783955 gene encoding aquaporin SIP1-2 isoform X1 yields the protein MAKGVGQMAKAAVGDAIMSFGWMFTAPTLGVATSIAATAFGVEKESHLIHAIFAAVIMVHIVFCDSMAVVLGGASFNPTANAAMYTAGIGEDTLLSMALRFPAQAAGAVAGAIAISEVMPSQYKHMLGGPSIKVDLHTAAMAEGVLTFLITLAVLIIIIRIPGGMFVKTWLLAMATVTLVIAGSSYTGPSMNPANAFGWAYIRKQHNTWDQLYVYWICPFIGAIGAAWVFRFIYPLPKKQKKAPKNRKAE from the exons ATGGCAAAAGGGGTTGGGCAAATGGCGAAGGCAGCCGTAGGAGACGCAATTATGTCCTTCGGATGGATGTTTACGGCTCCGACACTCGGTGTCGCCACCTCGATCGCGGCGACGGCTTTTGGGGTGGAGAAGGAAAGTCACTTGATCCACGCCATCTTCGCCGCTGTTATAATGGTTCACATAGTATTTTGTGATAGTATGGCGGTGGTGCTTGGTGGGGCTAGCTTTAATCCCACTGCTAACGCCGCCATGTATACTGCCGGTATCGGTGAGGATACTCTTTTGTCCATGGCCCTTCGCTTTCCTGCCCAG GCTGCTGGTGCTGTTGCCGGTGCAATAGCAATCTCGGAAGTGATGCCAAGTCAGTACAAACACATGTTGGGAGGACCTTCTATTAAAGTGGACCTGCATACTGCAGCCATGGCAGAAGGGGTATTGACTTTTCTTATAACATTGGCTGTCCTCATCATTATCATCAGGATTCCAGGTGGTATGTTTGTGAAGACCTGGCTGCTTGCCATGGCTACTGTGACTTTGGTTATTGCTGGCTCCAGTTATACCGGTCCTTCAATGAATCCTGCTAAT GCGTTTGGATGGGCATACATTAGAAAACAGCATAATACATGGGATCAGTTATATGTTTACTGGATCTGTCCCTTCATTGGTGCAATTGGGGCTGCTTGGGTGTTCCGATTCATCTACCCACTACCTAAAAAGCAGAAGAAAGCTCCAAAGAACAGGAAAGCAGAGTAG
- the LOC110783955 gene encoding aquaporin SIP1-2 isoform X2 — protein MASTTAAIKLAIGDAVLTAMWVFSASTIGLFTYLISNALGVQGPLTLVITTSIVATLVFTYTFVGQLLGGASFNPTGTAAFYAAGLSGDSLLSLALRFPAQAAGAVAGAIAISEVMPSQYKHMLGGPSIKVDLHTAAMAEGVLTFLITLAVLIIIIRIPGGMFVKTWLLAMATVTLVIAGSSYTGPSMNPANAFGWAYIRKQHNTWDQLYVYWICPFIGAIGAAWVFRFIYPLPKKQKKAPKNRKAE, from the exons ATGGCGTCGACCACGGCGGCGATTAAGCTGGCGATTGGAGACGCCGTACTGACCGCCATGTGGGTGTTCTCGGCGTCAACCATCGGTCTTTTCACCTACCTAATCTCTAATGCTCTTGGAGTTCAAGGCCCTTTAACCCTAGTTATCACCACCTCAATCGTCGCTACTCTAGTGTTTACTTACACCTTCGTCGGCCAACTCCTCGGTGGCGCTAGCTTTAATCCTACTGGAACTGCTGCCTTTTATGCTGCTGGCCTTAGTGGCGATTCTCTCCTCTCGTTGGCTCTCCGCTTCCCTGCTCAG GCTGCTGGTGCTGTTGCCGGTGCAATAGCAATCTCGGAAGTGATGCCAAGTCAGTACAAACACATGTTGGGAGGACCTTCTATTAAAGTGGACCTGCATACTGCAGCCATGGCAGAAGGGGTATTGACTTTTCTTATAACATTGGCTGTCCTCATCATTATCATCAGGATTCCAGGTGGTATGTTTGTGAAGACCTGGCTGCTTGCCATGGCTACTGTGACTTTGGTTATTGCTGGCTCCAGTTATACCGGTCCTTCAATGAATCCTGCTAAT GCGTTTGGATGGGCATACATTAGAAAACAGCATAATACATGGGATCAGTTATATGTTTACTGGATCTGTCCCTTCATTGGTGCAATTGGGGCTGCTTGGGTGTTCCGATTCATCTACCCACTACCTAAAAAGCAGAAGAAAGCTCCAAAGAACAGGAAAGCAGAGTAG
- the LOC110783954 gene encoding apyrase 2, which produces MLKRNKYQQESFSDKIYRFRGVILLITLPLLLISFVLYMMPGPTDEGFSPRKMKTGLLDSNGNRYAVIFDAGSSGSRVHVFCFDKNLDLVPIGNELELFVQKKPGLSAYASNPQDAANSLVSLLEKAEAVVPKNLLAKTPVKVGATAGLRQLDGDTPERILQAVRDLLKDKSDLKSESDWVTVLDGTQEGAFQWVTVNYLLGKLGKEYSDTVGVVDLGGGSVQMAYAVSESDAAKAPKISNGEEAYVRDMYLKGKKYHLYVHSYLHYGLLAARAEIIKAVGNSGNPCILEGYNGSYKYGGVGYEVSTSPSGADVDSCKSFVAKALKVNETCTHMKCSFGGVWSGGGGDGQKNLFVASFFFDRAAEAGFINSKEPVVTVRPSDFKEAAVRACGTKIEEGKSKYPNVEDGNLPFLCMDLVYQYTLLVDGFGLKPSQKMTLVKQVPFRNSFVEAAWPLGSAIDVMSSLA; this is translated from the exons ATGCTTAAGAGAAACAAGTACCAACAAGAGTCGTTTTCCGACAAGATTTACCGTTTTCGCGGGGTTATTCTTTTGATTACATTGCCGCTTTTGCTGATCTCGTTTGTTCTTTACATGATGCCGGGTCCCACTGATGAAGGGTTCTCTCCTAGGAAGATGAAAACGGGATTACTTGATAGTAATGGTAATAGATATGCTGTGATCTTTGATGCTGGGAGTTCTGGGAGTAGGGTTCATGTTTTTTGTTTTGATAAGAATTTGGATCTTGTTCCGATTGGAAATGAGCTCGAGCTCTTTGTTCAG AAAAAACCAGGTCTAAGTGCCTATGCGAGCAACCCTCAGGATGCTGCTAATTCACTAGTTTCTCTCCTAGAGAAAGCCGAAGCTGTTGTTCCCAAGAACTTGCTTGCGAAAACTCCAGTTAAAGTTGGG GCAACTGCAGGTTTGAGGCAACTGGATGGTGATACGCCCGAAAGAATATTACAAGCA GTCAGGGACCTGCTCAAGGATAAAAGTGATCTGAAATCAGAATCAGATTGGGTCACTGTCTTGGATGGAACACAGGAAGGTGCTTTTCAGTGG GTGACCGTAAACTATCTTCTAGGAAAGTTGGGTAAGGAATACTCTGATACAGTGGGAGTAGTTGATCTTGGAGGCGGATCTGTTCAAATGGCATATGCTGTTTCTGAGAGTGATGCTGCAAAAGCTCCAAAGATATCAAATGGTGAGGAGGCATATGTGAGGGATATGTATCTGAAGGGAAAAAAATATCACCTATATGTGCACAG TTACTTGCATTATGGTTTACTAGCAGCTCGTGCTGAGATTATAAAGGCAGTTGGGAATTCTGGAAATCCATGCATATTGGAAGGCTATAATG GTTCTTACAAGTATGGAGGAGTTGGTTATGAAGTATCGACTTCTCCATCAGGTGCGGATGTGGATTCTTGCAAATCATTTGTGGCAAAGGCTCTGAAAGTCAATGAAACATGTACACACATGAAATGCTCTTTTGGCGGTGTATGGAGTGGTGGCGGGGGTGATGGACAGAAGAATCTGTTTGTTGCTTCGTTTTTCTTTGATAGAGCGGCTGAG GCTGGTTTTATAAATTCAAAGGAGCCAGTTGTCACTGTACGCCCTTCAGATTTTAAGGAAGCTGCTGTGCGTGCTTGTGGCACCAAGATTGAAGAAGGGAAATCTAAATACCCAAATGTTGAAGATGGCAATCTGCCTTTCCTTTGTATGGACCTTGTCTATCAATACACGTTACTCGTCGATGGTTTTGGCCTAAAACCATCACAAAAGATGACATTGGTAAAGCAAGTACCATTCAGAAATTCGTTTGTGGAAGCGGCTTGGCCACTAGGAAGTGCCATAGATGTTATGTCATCCTTGGCATAG
- the LOC110783953 gene encoding pentatricopeptide repeat-containing protein At5g14770, mitochondrial, translating to MLFMQFAKHKRRIFLAPFSSLTNAFSIPTKSLPPRNSFFQQSSKISLPRSKIKLHASLLCSLVHLFLSCGHPSQAIQTFSFMRSNGVAPSDLRSWNRLLCSFHNFGMVCQVWLLYSEMLSCGVIPNVSTHNIIIRSLCDLGMLDSALHFVGTVAETDTITYNTLILGFCQKNLPEQALGFLSQMIKKGISIDSCTGNILIKGFCDIGLLGHAKQVLFTLTSYSGDDVDCLPDLISFNTLIHGYCKAGMMTNAVQVMEDVKKRGLLPDIITYNTLIYGFCKAGDFSEAKNLLNKIWDTQLGEQSLSDGEYIQSDSKKTSVAVVKPNVITYTTLIAAYCKPEAMQEALALYQDMPNAGIFPDLVTYTSIISGLCKSERLAEAQAHFEEMRQMGIEPNHVSYTTIINASFKHGSPLGAFSFLSQMVVRGLCLDLVLYTSMMDGLFKAGKPKEAEDVFKKLSMRDMRPNQITYSALIDGCCKLGDMKNAECMLQEMEVTGISPNVITYSSMMNGYVKGGMLEKAFELMRKMVQQNMQPNSITYGTLIHGCVVAGKIERGLVLYEEMKSRGLDENNFIVDTFVNMYKKCEKMGEAMDLVKDVMSRGILLDRINYTNLMDGYFKLGNVSAALNLAQEFTEKGLELDIVAFNVLMSGLLKHGWYEPESVYGCLEQYNLAADAATYNTMMHAYCKDGKVEEALQLWSEMKGHGLMPNQITCNILVTGLCKFDKLDKAMDLLNQMSATGFFPTSSVHKVVLAAASKIRRASVITQIHEKLLDMGLEANCVSYNTLISVLCKLGMTNKASTVLINMKNRGISADIVTYNSFILGYCRSSHIKKAFATYDQMLSEGLSPTIVTYNTLLDGVFSVGFTREAVRLIDEMEKRGFTPNAVTYNILVSGYAKMSNTKESISLYVKMVNKGFIPTTAAYNTLIHQFSKLGRMRQATELINEMQVRGRPYNASTYDILISGWCNLSNQAELEKMLKRSYQAEAMKLLKEMSDKGLVPGKSTISSICCTLARSGKKAAARSLKEQYYRKYLSTDSPRDKE from the exons ATGTTGTTTATGCAATTTGCAAAGCATAAAAGAAGAATTTTTCTTGCACCATTCTCTTCACTTACAAATGCTTTTTCAATCCCAACAAAATCTCTTCCGCCTCGCAATTCCTTTTTCCAACAATCATCTAAAATTTCTTTACCCCGTTCAAAGATCAAGCTTCATGCCTCCCTTTTGTGCTCCCTTGTTCATCTGTTTCTGTCCTGTGGACATCCTTCACAGGCTATTCAAACATTTTCCTTCATGCGATCAAATGGAGTTGCTCCATCAGACTTGCGGTCGTGGAATCGGCTCCTTTGTAGCTTTCATAACTTTGGCATGGTTTGTCAG GTATGGCTCCTCTATTCGGAGATGCTGTCTTGTGGGGTAATACCTAATGTCTCCAcacataacataataatccGCTCACTGTGCGATTTGGGCATGTTGGATTCTGCTCTTCACTTTGTTGGAACTGTTGCTGAAACTGACACCATCACCTATAACACTCTCATTTTGGGGTTCTGCCAGAAAAACTTGCCAGAGCAGGCCTTGGGTTTCTTGTCTCAGATGATTAAGAAGGGAATTTCTATTGATAGTTGTACtggtaatattttaataaagggtTTCTGTGATATTGGACTGCTGGGACATGCAAAACAGGTTCTGTTTACTTTAACCAGCTATAGTGGCGACGATGTTGATTGTCTTCCCGACCTGATAAGCTTTAACACCTTGATTCATGGTTATTGCAAAGCTGGTATGATGACTAATGCTGTTCAAGTAATGGAAGATGTAAAGAAGAGAGGTTTACTACCTGACATAATTACTTATAATACTCTAATTTATGGATTCTGTAAGGCTGGGGATTTTTCTGAGGCCAAGAATCTATTGAATAAGATTTGGGATACACAGTTAGGTGAACAGTCTTTGTCAGATGGGGAATATATCCAGAGCGATTCGAAGAAAACTAGTGTGGCAGTAGTGAAACCCAATGTGATTACATACACAACATTGATTGCTGCATACTGCAAACCAGAAGCAATGCAGGAAGCACTGGCTTTATATCAGGACATGCCTAATGCTGGAATCTTTCCAGATCTAGTTACATATACTTCTATTATAAGTGGCCTTTGCAAGAGTGAAAGGTTAGCTGAAGCACAAGCTCACTTTGAAGAGATGAGGCAAATGGGAATAGAACCTAATCACGTGTCATACACAACTATTATTAATGCATCCTTTAAACATGGGAGTCCGTTGGGGGCGTTTTCCTTCCTAAGTCAGATGGTGGTTCGTGGGTTATGTCTTGATCTTGTCTTGTATACAAGTATGATGGATGGGCTGTTTAAGGCTGGAAAGCCAAAAGAGGCTGAAGATGTGTTTAAAAAGCTTTCAATGCGTGACATGAGGCCCAATCAAATTACTTATTCTGCACTAATTGATGGTTGCTGCAAGTTAGGGGACATGAAGAATGCCGAATGCATGCTGCAAGAGATGGAGGTTACAGGTATTTCTCCAAATGTCATCACTTACTCGTCTATGATGAATGGTTATGTTAAAGGAGGAATGCTTGAGAAAGCTTTTGAACTAATGAGGAAGATGGTGCAGCAAAATATGCAGCCTAATTCCATAACATATGGTACTCTGATACACGGGTGTGTTGTGGCTGGGAAGATAGAACGTGGCCTGGTATTGTACGAGGAAATGAAATCACGAGGTTTAGATGAGAACAATTTTATAGTTGATACATTTGTGAACATGTACAAAAAATGCGAAAAGATGGGTGAAGCAATGGATCTGGTTAAGGATGTCATGTCTAGAGGCATATTGCTTGACCGTATTAACTACACAAATTTGATGGATGGTTACTTTAAGTTAGGAAACGTGTCCGCTGCTCTTAATCTGGCCCAAGAATTTACTGAAAAAGGATTAGAACTTGATATTGTTgcatttaatgttttgatgAGTGGGCTTTTGAAGCATGGATGGTATGAACCAGAATCAGTTTATGGTTGTCTGGAACAGTATAATTTGGCCGCGGATGCAGCTACATACAATACAATGATGCATGCATATTGTAAGGATGGAAAAGTCGAAGAGGCTCTTCAGCTGTGGTCTgaaatgaaaggccatgggctaatGCCTAATCAAATTACTTGTAATATTCTTGTTACAGGGTTGTGTAAATTTGACAAGTTGGATAAAGCAATGGACTTGCTGAATCAAATGTCAGCAACTGGTTTTTTTCCGACGTCTAGTGTGCACAAAGTTGTCCTTGCTGCAGCTTCGAAGATCAGAAGGGCAAGCGTGATCACACAGATTCATGAAAAGCTCCTAGACATGGGCCTTGAGGCAAACTGTGTAAGCTATAACACCCTCATCAGTGTCTTATGCAAGCTGGGAATGACAAACAAGGCTTCCACTGTTTTAATAAATATGAAAAACAGAGGCATATCAGCTGATATTGTCACTTATAACAGCTTTATACTTGGATATTGCAGAAGTAGCCATATAAAGAAGGCCTTTGCAACATATGACCAAATGCTAAGTGAGGGTCTGTCCCCAACTATTGTCACTTACAATACTCTGCTTGATGGTGTATTTTCAGTGGGTTTTACGAGAGAGGCAGTGAGATTAATCGATGAAATGGAAAAAAGGGGATTTACGCCTAATGCTGTGACTTACAATATTTTGGTCTCTGGTTATGCTAAGATGAGCAATACAAAGGAGTCTATCAGCCTTTACGTCAAAATGGTGAATAAAGGTTTCATTCCAACAACTGCTGCCTACAATACGCTTATCCACCAGTTTTCCAAGTTGGGAAGGATGAGGCAGGCTACAGAACTTATAAATGAAATGCAAGTTAGAGGCAGACCATATAATGCATCAACATACGACATACTCATAAGTGGCTGGTGTAATTTATCCAATCAAGCAGAGCTTGAAAAGATGTTGAAAAGATCATATCAGGCTGAAGCTATGAAATTGTTGAAAGAAATGAGTGATAAAGGGTTGGTTCCAGGTAAAAGTACCATCTCTTCTATTTGTTGCACTTTAGCGAGATCCGGTAAGAAAGCTGCTGCTAGGAGTTTGAAGGAACAATACTATAGAAAATATCTCAGTACTGATAGTCCAAGGGATAAGGAGTAG